The following coding sequences lie in one Deltaproteobacteria bacterium IMCC39524 genomic window:
- a CDS encoding desulfoferrodoxin → MPQLNEVYKCEMCGNIVELVHGGPGALSCCNQKMVHLNENTTDAAQEKHVPVIEISADSITVKVGSVAHPMLDEHSIEWIELIADGKVYRQNLNPGEAPEATFPVIAQKVTAREYCNLHGLWSAKN, encoded by the coding sequence ATGCCTCAGCTGAATGAAGTCTACAAGTGTGAGATGTGTGGCAACATTGTTGAACTCGTGCACGGTGGCCCAGGAGCCCTATCCTGCTGCAACCAGAAGATGGTGCATCTTAACGAGAACACAACAGATGCAGCCCAAGAGAAGCATGTCCCTGTCATCGAAATTTCGGCAGACAGCATTACCGTAAAGGTTGGCAGCGTTGCACACCCCATGCTGGACGAGCACTCAATCGAGTGGATCGAACTGATCGCCGACGGCAAGGTTTATCGCCAGAATCTGAATCCAGGAGAGGCCCCCGAAGCGACTTTCCCGGTTATCGCTCAGAAGGTAACCGCTCGAGAATACTGCAATCTACATGGCCTCTGGTCAGCAAAGAACTAA
- a CDS encoding ion transporter, with protein MLLHEVIFEADTPAGKFFDVALILAIILSIIAVMFESVAEIRNEHGHLLHVIEWIFTILFTIEYGLRIISLGQPWRYIRSFYGLVDLIAILPTYISMIVPGSQYLMVIRVLRLLRVFRVLKLAQYLNEAEYLLKAMRASARKISVFLFAILTLVLIFGSLMYIIEGDESGFSSIGVSCYWAITTLTTVGYGDLSPQSPLGRAVASIIMIMGYGVIAVPTGIVTAELVAPITGKVSTQACPDCGAEKHSYDAIHCKYCGTELNPDSRLKE; from the coding sequence CTGCTCCTGCACGAGGTTATCTTCGAAGCCGACACCCCGGCCGGCAAGTTCTTCGACGTCGCCCTGATTCTCGCCATCATCTTAAGCATCATAGCCGTCATGTTTGAAAGCGTTGCCGAGATTCGCAATGAACACGGTCACTTGCTCCACGTTATTGAATGGATATTCACCATCCTCTTCACCATCGAGTATGGTTTAAGAATTATCTCCCTCGGCCAACCCTGGAGATATATCCGCAGTTTTTACGGGCTTGTCGACCTTATCGCAATCCTGCCCACTTATATCAGCATGATTGTCCCGGGATCGCAGTACCTGATGGTCATCAGAGTTCTACGCCTGTTAAGAGTTTTCAGAGTTCTGAAACTTGCCCAGTACCTGAACGAAGCGGAATACCTCCTCAAGGCAATGCGTGCCAGCGCTCGCAAAATCTCGGTGTTCCTCTTTGCCATACTGACCCTTGTCCTGATCTTCGGCTCGCTGATGTACATCATCGAAGGCGACGAAAGCGGGTTCTCTTCGATCGGCGTTTCATGCTACTGGGCGATCACCACCTTGACGACTGTAGGTTACGGCGACCTATCGCCACAATCGCCGCTCGGGCGCGCGGTTGCCAGTATTATCATGATCATGGGATATGGGGTGATTGCGGTACCGACGGGGATTGTCACAGCGGAACTTGTCGCACCAATCACAGGCAAGGTATCAACCCAGGCTTGTCCTGATTGCGGCGCAGAGAAACATAGCTATGACGCCATCCACTGCAAATATTGCGGCACAGAGTTGAACCCGGATTCGCGCCTGAAAGAATAA
- a CDS encoding PilZ domain-containing protein has protein sequence MPNKKIVLSNNPLLLSILHNSFFQREGFDMVLVQDGQTGFQAIEAEEPTLAVFDLMHLGEQAVDCCRAVKGDPLLAATPVLLLLPEDAEEDLADDCWAAGCDAVVHRPLAAERFLDAACGLLGISRRLARRFPVSFQLSFLDSKQKKHVGLCVNLNLGGMFLATETLFPVDTELAVEFVLPGFKMALQSAVRVAWVNHPEWRKKNSMPCGVGLEFMSVSPTFVAALQEFLESIKIDD, from the coding sequence ATGCCCAATAAAAAGATCGTCCTCTCCAATAACCCTCTCCTGCTGTCGATTCTGCACAACTCTTTTTTTCAACGAGAAGGCTTTGATATGGTTCTGGTGCAGGATGGCCAGACTGGTTTTCAGGCGATTGAAGCCGAAGAGCCAACCCTTGCAGTTTTTGACCTTATGCATCTTGGTGAGCAGGCCGTGGATTGTTGCCGGGCCGTTAAAGGCGATCCTTTGCTTGCAGCAACACCGGTCTTGCTTCTGCTCCCGGAAGACGCCGAGGAAGACCTCGCTGATGACTGCTGGGCTGCCGGCTGCGATGCGGTTGTCCATCGTCCTTTGGCGGCAGAACGGTTCCTGGATGCGGCGTGTGGATTGCTCGGGATTTCGCGGAGGTTGGCGCGACGTTTTCCGGTCAGCTTCCAGTTATCTTTTCTCGATTCCAAACAGAAAAAGCACGTCGGCCTCTGTGTTAATCTCAACCTCGGGGGCATGTTCCTGGCGACAGAAACGCTCTTTCCTGTTGATACGGAGTTAGCTGTGGAGTTTGTGCTGCCCGGGTTTAAGATGGCTTTACAAAGTGCTGTGCGGGTTGCATGGGTCAACCATCCGGAATGGCGCAAAAAGAACTCCATGCCCTGTGGTGTTGGCTTGGAATTCATGAGTGTTAGCCCGACATTCGTAGCGGCCTTGCAGGAATTTCTCGAGAGTATCAAGATCGACGACTGA
- a CDS encoding peptidylprolyl isomerase — translation MTAPNQRAVAVGDQIKVNYVGRFDNGELFDSSEGREPLEFTVGGEQVIAGFDRAVIGLKPGESCKVVVAPADGYGEHVPEMVATIERQQIPDNDKLMLGSMLEVSMEDGQSLEVQVVELSDETVVLDGNHPLAGKELHFEIELLDFV, via the coding sequence ATGACTGCCCCGAATCAACGCGCTGTTGCAGTTGGCGACCAGATCAAGGTCAATTATGTCGGTCGCTTTGATAACGGTGAGCTCTTCGACTCTTCTGAAGGGCGTGAACCTCTTGAGTTTACGGTCGGAGGCGAACAGGTTATCGCCGGCTTCGATCGGGCTGTTATTGGGTTGAAACCGGGAGAGAGCTGCAAGGTTGTGGTGGCTCCGGCCGATGGTTACGGTGAGCATGTCCCCGAGATGGTCGCTACAATCGAGCGTCAGCAGATTCCTGATAACGACAAGCTGATGCTGGGCAGTATGCTTGAGGTCAGCATGGAAGATGGCCAATCTCTGGAAGTGCAGGTTGTCGAGCTCTCCGACGAAACGGTCGTACTTGATGGTAATCACCCCCTGGCGGGTAAAGAGTTGCACTTCGAAATAGAACTGCTCGATTTTGTCTGA
- a CDS encoding FKBP-type peptidyl-prolyl cis-trans isomerase, producing MYSRLFVLMFVLLFAVGCSAEEAKVAPELKLETPKDRISYTIGVNIGQDFKGQKIDVDTDILLMGLKESLEGKELKLTDEEMIAEIQAFQQKMQEKMVAEMEASAGKNQAEGEAFLAENANKDGVVVTESGLQYKVLEAGEGDSPGAADVATVHYKGTLIDGTQFDSSYDRGQPATFPVGGVIPGWTEALQLMKPGAKWQLFIPSALAYGERGAGQDIGPNATLLFDVELISVEKGSN from the coding sequence ATGTATTCCAGGTTATTTGTTCTCATGTTTGTTCTGCTGTTTGCCGTAGGTTGTTCTGCTGAAGAGGCCAAAGTTGCTCCCGAATTGAAGTTGGAGACCCCGAAGGATCGTATCAGTTACACGATCGGCGTGAATATTGGTCAGGATTTCAAGGGCCAGAAGATCGACGTTGATACCGATATCCTGTTGATGGGCCTTAAGGAGAGTCTCGAAGGTAAGGAACTCAAACTGACCGACGAAGAGATGATCGCCGAGATCCAGGCCTTCCAACAAAAAATGCAAGAGAAGATGGTTGCAGAGATGGAAGCCTCTGCAGGGAAAAATCAGGCAGAGGGCGAAGCTTTCCTTGCTGAGAACGCAAACAAGGACGGTGTCGTGGTCACCGAGAGTGGCTTGCAGTACAAGGTCCTTGAAGCGGGTGAGGGTGATTCCCCAGGCGCGGCGGATGTCGCAACCGTACACTATAAAGGCACACTGATCGACGGGACTCAGTTTGACAGCTCTTACGATCGTGGCCAGCCAGCGACCTTCCCGGTGGGTGGCGTCATTCCTGGTTGGACCGAGGCTCTGCAGCTCATGAAGCCTGGCGCAAAGTGGCAGCTGTTTATTCCTTCTGCTCTTGCCTATGGTGAGCGTGGTGCCGGTCAGGATATCGGGCCCAACGCGACTCTGCTTTTTGACGTGGAATTGATCAGTGTGGAAAAAGGGAGCAACTGA